In the genome of Gloeotrichia echinulata CP02, one region contains:
- a CDS encoding tetratricopeptide repeat protein, protein MSKKNQLSQCYYWVNQVDFRRSSKQQKPLLRFVWAGSMFLMLAASTITDLPGSKLLAQNVVSQDLETATLYQQGVTRYNRQDFQGAEFAFRQALQRDSNIGMARNYLGHIYLQQNRLDAAVQEYGEAIRLNPNFSVAYYNLGLALHRQGQKEAAITAYRQSLVIDPKMAVAQYNLGLVLYEQGQPQEAIAAYRQAIELDSTNANAYFNLAIALQEQGEIKQAIATYRQVLTRDPNNAIAYTNLGSLMVIEYQPDEAISVYQQAIRQNPKNALAYYNLGVTLYNQGEIKKANVALKRARQEYHEQGNVRQTEKTEQLISQVVQQIAAQQQKTSPPSQIPTPTTNVVLQPQPQQSNQMELPANTVVNNSQESKVKGQGSRAN, encoded by the coding sequence ATGTCGAAAAAGAATCAGCTATCGCAGTGTTATTACTGGGTTAATCAGGTCGATTTCCGCCGCAGTTCAAAGCAGCAAAAACCGCTGTTGAGGTTTGTCTGGGCGGGTTCAATGTTTTTGATGTTGGCTGCATCCACAATTACTGATTTACCAGGAAGCAAACTATTAGCACAGAACGTTGTCTCACAGGATTTAGAAACAGCTACCTTGTACCAGCAGGGAGTCACGCGCTATAATCGTCAAGACTTTCAGGGTGCAGAATTCGCCTTTCGTCAAGCGTTACAGCGAGACTCCAATATCGGGATGGCACGGAATTATCTGGGACATATCTACCTACAACAAAATCGCCTGGATGCAGCCGTGCAAGAGTATGGAGAAGCAATTAGGCTCAATCCTAATTTCAGCGTGGCGTATTATAATTTAGGATTAGCGTTACATCGACAAGGACAAAAAGAAGCAGCGATAACGGCTTACCGCCAAAGTTTGGTGATAGATCCGAAAATGGCTGTAGCGCAGTATAATCTAGGATTGGTGCTGTATGAACAAGGACAGCCACAGGAAGCGATCGCCGCATATCGACAAGCAATTGAGCTTGATAGCACCAATGCCAATGCCTACTTTAACTTAGCGATCGCCCTGCAAGAACAAGGTGAAATCAAACAAGCGATCGCTACTTATCGGCAAGTATTAACACGAGATCCTAATAATGCCATAGCTTATACCAACTTGGGCAGCCTAATGGTAATTGAATATCAACCTGATGAAGCTATTTCTGTTTACCAGCAAGCTATTCGCCAAAATCCTAAGAATGCTTTAGCTTATTATAATTTGGGCGTTACTTTATACAATCAAGGTGAGATAAAAAAAGCCAATGTAGCATTAAAACGCGCCCGGCAGGAGTATCATGAGCAAGGCAACGTTAGGCAAACTGAGAAAACTGAGCAGTTAATCAGCCAAGTTGTCCAGCAAATAGCAGCACAACAGCAAAAAACATCTCCTCCCTCCCAGATTCCAACACCTACAACCAACGTAGTGTTACAACCTCAGCCACAGCAGTCAAATCAAATGGAATTACCTGCAAATACAGTAGTTAACAATAGTCAAGAGTCAAAAGTCAAGGGTCAAGGGTCAAGGGCTAATTGA
- a CDS encoding homogentisate phytyltransferase, with the protein MNQFSSPGSGSVRGGWLNAFWRFSRPHTIIGTSLSVLALYLIAVAVGNRNFSLLPLLGAWFACVCGNVYIVGLNQLEDIEIDKINKPSLPLASGEFSLKQGQLIVVITGILALVVAWLNGPFLLGMVAISLSIGTAYSLPPIRLKRFPFWAALCIFSVRGTIVNLGLFLHFNSLSRLNQAIPSTVWVLTLFILVFTFAIAIFKDIPDMEGDLRYNITTLTIQLGPQAVFNLALWVLTICYLGMILVGVLRIASVNTIFLVVTHLALLVWMWLQSWAVDLQDKTVISRFYQFIWKLFFIEYLIFPIACLLT; encoded by the coding sequence ATGAATCAGTTTTCTAGCCCAGGGTCTGGTAGTGTTCGGGGTGGCTGGCTTAATGCTTTTTGGCGATTTTCTCGCCCCCACACGATTATTGGCACCAGTTTGAGTGTGTTGGCTTTGTATTTAATTGCTGTTGCTGTTGGAAATCGTAATTTTTCTCTATTACCTTTGTTGGGGGCTTGGTTTGCTTGTGTATGCGGTAATGTTTACATTGTGGGGTTGAATCAACTCGAAGATATTGAGATTGACAAGATTAATAAGCCGAGTTTACCTCTGGCTTCAGGGGAATTTTCTCTGAAGCAAGGACAATTAATTGTGGTCATTACTGGAATTTTAGCGCTAGTTGTGGCGTGGTTAAATGGACCATTTTTATTGGGGATGGTGGCTATTAGTCTGTCGATTGGGACTGCTTATTCTTTACCACCAATTCGCTTGAAGCGGTTTCCTTTTTGGGCAGCTTTGTGTATCTTTTCAGTGAGGGGGACGATTGTTAATTTAGGGCTATTTTTGCACTTTAATTCACTATCGCGACTAAATCAAGCCATTCCCTCTACTGTGTGGGTGTTGACGTTATTTATTTTGGTGTTTACCTTTGCGATCGCCATCTTTAAAGATATCCCAGATATGGAAGGCGATCTCCGCTACAATATCACTACTTTGACCATTCAACTTGGACCCCAAGCAGTGTTTAATCTCGCCCTTTGGGTGTTAACTATCTGCTATCTGGGAATGATTCTAGTTGGTGTGCTACGTATTGCTTCGGTTAACACAATATTTCTGGTAGTGACTCATTTAGCCTTGTTGGTGTGGATGTGGTTACAAAGTTGGGCGGTGGACTTGCAAGATAAAACGGTGATATCTCGGTTTTACCAATTTATCTGGAAACTCTTTTTTATCGAATATCTGATTTTTCCTATAGCTTGTCTTTTGACTTAA
- a CDS encoding pentapeptide repeat-containing protein: MNSKLSLRLWANILSVLLLAVVCITTTLGFASTAFALEYNKEILIGADFSGRDLTDSSFTKANLRQSNFNHANLRGVRFFAANLESANFEGANLTNATLDLARLIKTNLTNAVLEGAFVANAKFDGAIIDGADFTDVLLRRDQQKNLCQVAKGTNPTTGRDTRETLYCW; the protein is encoded by the coding sequence ATGAATTCTAAATTAAGTCTTAGACTTTGGGCAAATATACTTAGTGTATTGCTCCTGGCAGTAGTTTGCATCACAACAACCCTAGGTTTTGCTTCCACAGCTTTTGCTCTGGAATACAATAAAGAAATTTTGATTGGGGCTGATTTCTCAGGACGTGATTTAACAGACTCCAGTTTTACCAAAGCTAATCTTCGCCAGAGTAACTTCAATCATGCTAACTTGAGAGGTGTTAGATTCTTTGCGGCTAATCTGGAGTCAGCCAATTTTGAGGGAGCTAATCTCACAAATGCTACTTTAGACTTAGCTCGCCTGATCAAAACAAATTTGACAAATGCGGTGTTAGAAGGTGCGTTTGTTGCTAACGCCAAATTTGATGGTGCGATAATTGATGGAGCGGATTTTACTGATGTGCTGCTGCGTCGCGATCAACAAAAAAACTTGTGTCAGGTTGCTAAAGGCACAAATCCCACGACAGGACGGGATACCCGTGAAACTTTATATTGTTGGTAA
- a CDS encoding TrkA family potassium uptake protein: protein MNLSSLGFFRSLRKENQQYAVIGLGRFGRSVCSTLNKLGHEVLATDIDEKRVSEALSEQIVGHALKLDSTQPAALKEAGIFEFDTVIVAIGNYIQESIITTLNAKEGGVPHVVAKASSEVHYKLLQRVGADHVVFPEYEAGCALARTLTKPSILERLDLDPDHSIVELIVPDEFHGKTISELQLRNRYGLNLLAVSQEGKFQINPEPNKRLERGLVMVVIGCNKDINRLPI from the coding sequence ATGAATCTTTCATCATTAGGCTTTTTTCGCAGTTTACGTAAAGAGAACCAACAATACGCCGTAATTGGTTTAGGTCGTTTTGGTCGTTCTGTTTGTTCAACATTAAACAAATTAGGCCATGAAGTGCTAGCAACAGATATTGATGAAAAGCGAGTATCAGAAGCATTGAGTGAGCAAATCGTTGGTCATGCTTTAAAATTAGATTCAACTCAACCTGCTGCACTCAAAGAAGCTGGTATTTTTGAATTTGATACGGTAATTGTAGCGATTGGTAACTACATTCAAGAAAGTATTATTACTACTCTGAATGCAAAAGAGGGCGGTGTACCCCACGTAGTCGCCAAAGCCTCTAGTGAAGTTCACTATAAACTGTTACAGCGAGTGGGCGCTGATCATGTTGTTTTTCCTGAATATGAAGCGGGTTGTGCTTTAGCACGTACACTGACTAAACCATCAATTCTAGAGCGATTAGATCTCGATCCAGATCACAGTATTGTAGAATTAATTGTCCCTGATGAATTTCATGGCAAAACTATCAGCGAACTCCAACTACGTAACCGCTACGGTTTGAATTTGCTTGCGGTGAGTCAAGAGGGTAAATTTCAAATTAATCCAGAACCAAATAAGCGTTTAGAACGAGGTTTAGTGATGGTAGTTATTGGCTGCAATAAAGATATTAATCGCTTACCAATTTGA
- a CDS encoding TrkH family potassium uptake protein produces MTVSRTICLGFIAVIVVGAILLMMPFSTSNGTWNDPIVALFTSTSAVCVTGLSVVDPGTYFSFWGQFFIALLAQIGGLGYMTTTTFLILLIGRKFDLRQKIAIQQALDRRGMSGSAQVIRSIIVTTVIFELTGVFLLLPAFVPDYGWNQGLWLAVFHSINAWNNAGFSLFKDNLISYQSSYLVVFTITFLIIFGGIGYQVILEMYLWLRDRFRRQPNKSVLSLDFKVATSTTLILLLLGTIAFLCIELRNPQTFGSLNWNEKFLLAWFQSVTSRTAGFNTIDIGKMTTAGLFIMIALMFIGASPGGTGGGIKTTTLRVLTSCTKAVLQGKEEVLLYERKIAISLIVKAVGVLMGSIATVIFSTTLIALTDPELDFIQILFEVVSAFATVGLSMGITGSVSVAAKLILIITMYIGRVGVLLLMSAILGDPKPTRIHHPEENLLVG; encoded by the coding sequence ATGACAGTTTCTCGGACGATTTGCTTAGGATTTATAGCTGTCATTGTGGTAGGAGCAATCCTGCTGATGATGCCATTTTCAACTAGCAATGGTACTTGGAATGATCCAATTGTGGCATTATTTACCTCCACATCTGCAGTTTGTGTAACTGGTTTATCTGTAGTTGATCCAGGGACTTATTTTTCCTTTTGGGGTCAGTTTTTTATTGCACTGTTAGCTCAGATTGGTGGTTTGGGCTACATGACAACCACCACATTTTTAATTTTGCTAATTGGACGCAAGTTTGATCTGCGGCAAAAAATCGCCATTCAACAAGCTTTAGACCGACGGGGAATGAGTGGTAGCGCCCAGGTCATTCGCTCAATTATTGTCACTACTGTGATTTTTGAACTGACTGGAGTATTTTTGTTATTGCCAGCTTTTGTTCCCGATTATGGATGGAATCAAGGACTTTGGTTAGCAGTTTTTCATAGTATTAATGCGTGGAACAATGCTGGGTTTAGCCTGTTCAAAGATAACTTAATTTCCTATCAATCATCTTATTTGGTGGTATTTACCATTACATTCTTGATTATCTTTGGGGGGATTGGTTATCAGGTAATTTTAGAAATGTACCTTTGGTTACGCGATCGCTTTCGCAGGCAACCTAATAAATCTGTACTCTCTCTAGATTTTAAAGTTGCCACCAGTACAACTTTAATCCTATTATTGCTAGGAACAATTGCATTTTTATGTATAGAATTAAGAAATCCACAAACCTTTGGTTCTCTCAATTGGAATGAAAAATTCTTATTAGCATGGTTTCAATCAGTTACTTCCAGAACTGCTGGATTTAACACTATTGATATTGGTAAAATGACAACGGCTGGGTTATTTATTATGATTGCCCTGATGTTTATTGGTGCAAGTCCAGGAGGTACAGGAGGCGGAATTAAAACAACAACCTTAAGAGTTCTCACAAGTTGTACCAAAGCCGTTCTTCAGGGAAAAGAAGAAGTTTTATTATATGAACGAAAGATAGCAATATCGTTAATTGTTAAAGCTGTGGGAGTCTTGATGGGTTCAATCGCCACTGTGATTTTCTCTACAACTTTAATTGCACTTACAGATCCAGAATTAGATTTTATTCAAATTCTGTTTGAAGTAGTATCAGCCTTTGCTACAGTTGGTCTTTCTATGGGTATTACAGGAAGTGTATCCGTAGCAGCAAAACTAATATTAATTATCACAATGTATATTGGGCGAGTTGGTGTTTTACTTCTGATGTCCGCAATCCTCGGCGACCCCAAGCCCACAAGGATTCACCATCCTGAAGAAAATTTACTTGTGGGATAA
- a CDS encoding tetratricopeptide repeat protein: MLETFQSTDIFALAVVISSIVLLIYFAAKTLITSNLFQKGVNLYEQKDYQGAEAVFRQVIAQNSTNDVVRLFLGDVLNQQGKVEEATELFQEVIRRSPKNPQGYLRLASILMQQEQTEAAKNNLQQAQALLQKQRQPQQAKKIAQLLEKMSAKSS, from the coding sequence ATGCTAGAAACCTTTCAATCTACTGATATTTTTGCCCTTGCTGTAGTAATTTCAAGTATTGTGCTGCTAATTTATTTTGCTGCAAAAACTTTGATTACTTCCAACTTGTTCCAAAAGGGTGTCAATCTTTATGAGCAAAAAGATTATCAAGGCGCAGAAGCAGTTTTTCGTCAGGTAATTGCTCAAAATTCTACTAATGATGTAGTGCGTTTGTTTTTGGGAGATGTGTTAAATCAGCAAGGAAAGGTGGAAGAAGCGACGGAATTATTTCAAGAAGTAATTCGCCGCAGTCCGAAAAATCCTCAAGGTTATTTGCGTCTTGCGAGTATTTTAATGCAACAAGAACAGACAGAAGCAGCAAAAAATAATCTGCAACAAGCTCAAGCTTTATTGCAAAAACAACGCCAACCTCAACAAGCAAAAAAAATTGCTCAACTTTTAGAGAAAATGAGCGCTAAGTCAAGCTAG
- a CDS encoding transposase, with product MTFRLYPNKQVEQSLRYHRKLHKDLYNAAVNNRFTQYQKFNHRVDYFEQQNCLPDFKEVWTEYKTINSQALQATLKRVDFAFERWFKGLGKRPRFKSIRNYSGWTYPAKTGYSVESNGDNGYLNLSKIGRIQMRGQAKYWGVPTTCTIVFRNGKWYASITVDVLDQALKPEVLPTGAIGIDLGCKSALSITDGEKHQQFDAPKFLRQAEPKIKKSSKEKRRKRAPNRKKKIKASRRWKKAQNKVSKLTRKVANQRQNWVHQVAAEIVSGNSFVATEKLEVRNMISIAKKGKRKKQKAGLNKSILDVGFGMLRSAIKYKVEQIGGLFIEVPTKKVKPSQTCPKCGHQHKKTLDIRVHECGVCRYVQDRDLAAAEVMLYWAKGTLPGLGTSLVDAESSGSTSCTKARKQAGSMKQLGAKKRQKSVEVSANNELRDVETHSSGGANCG from the coding sequence ATGACTTTCCGGTTATATCCAAATAAGCAAGTAGAGCAATCTTTGCGATATCACCGAAAGTTGCACAAAGACCTCTACAATGCCGCAGTTAATAACAGGTTTACTCAATATCAAAAATTCAATCATCGGGTTGATTATTTTGAGCAACAGAATTGTTTGCCAGATTTTAAAGAAGTCTGGACTGAGTACAAAACAATTAACTCCCAAGCTTTACAGGCAACCTTGAAGCGTGTTGATTTTGCTTTTGAACGTTGGTTCAAAGGATTAGGAAAACGCCCAAGGTTCAAATCAATTCGCAATTATTCTGGATGGACATATCCGGCTAAAACTGGATATTCTGTTGAGTCTAACGGTGATAATGGGTATCTCAACTTATCTAAAATTGGTCGGATTCAGATGCGTGGACAGGCTAAGTATTGGGGAGTTCCCACTACTTGCACAATCGTTTTTCGTAACGGCAAATGGTACGCATCTATTACCGTCGATGTTTTAGATCAAGCGCTCAAGCCAGAGGTTTTACCAACTGGTGCGATTGGTATTGATTTAGGCTGTAAGTCAGCATTATCAATCACTGATGGGGAAAAACATCAGCAATTTGATGCTCCTAAGTTTTTGAGACAGGCTGAACCCAAAATCAAAAAATCTTCTAAGGAGAAGAGACGCAAACGCGCACCAAATAGGAAGAAAAAGATTAAGGCTTCTAGAAGATGGAAAAAAGCCCAAAACAAAGTTAGTAAACTAACTCGTAAAGTTGCTAACCAGCGTCAAAATTGGGTACATCAAGTTGCAGCAGAAATAGTCAGCGGTAATAGCTTTGTTGCCACGGAAAAACTAGAAGTCAGAAATATGATAAGTATTGCTAAAAAAGGCAAGCGGAAAAAGCAAAAAGCAGGTCTAAACAAATCGATTCTGGATGTGGGTTTTGGGATGCTACGTAGTGCCATCAAATACAAAGTTGAGCAGATTGGTGGATTATTTATAGAGGTTCCAACTAAGAAGGTAAAGCCTTCTCAAACCTGCCCTAAATGTGGACACCAGCACAAGAAAACACTCGATATCAGAGTTCATGAGTGTGGTGTTTGTAGGTACGTTCAAGATCGAGACCTTGCTGCTGCTGAAGTAATGCTTTACTGGGCAAAAGGCACTCTACCGGGGTTAGGAACTAGCCTCGTAGACGCAGAGTCGTCTGGCTCTACTTCATGCACCAAGGCGCGTAAGCAAGCGGGAAGCATGAAGCAACTAGGGGCGAAGAAGCGTCAAAAATCTGTGGAAGTCTCCGCTAATAACGAACTGAGGGATGTAGAAACCCACAGTTCAGGCGGAGCCAACTGTGGGTAG
- a CDS encoding alpha/beta hydrolase, producing MVSKIFYIANDQLVIGHLSLVIGHWSLLITNYSLLITNYSLLITHY from the coding sequence TTGGTAAGTAAGATATTTTATATTGCCAATGACCAATTGGTCATTGGTCATTTGTCATTGGTCATTGGTCATTGGTCATTACTCATTACTAATTACTCATTACTCATTACTAATTACTCATTACTAATTACTCATTACTAA
- a CDS encoding methyltransferase domain-containing protein, which translates to MSATLYQQIQQFYDASSGLWEQIWGEHMHHGYYGVYGTEKKDRRQAQIDLIEELLNWAGVQQAENILDVGCGIGGSSLYLAAKFHARATGITLSPVQVARAKERAQEANLGGRSQFIVANAQGMPFADDSFDLVWSLESGEHMPDKTKFLQECYRVLKPGGKLIMVTWCHRPTDVSPLTANEQKHLQDIYRVYCLPYVISLPEYEAIAHQLPLQNIRTADWSTAVAPFWNVVIDSAITPQAIWGLLSAGWTTIQGALSLGLMRRGYERGLIRFGLLCGNKELTLLSL; encoded by the coding sequence ATGAGTGCAACACTTTACCAGCAAATTCAGCAATTTTACGATGCTTCCTCTGGTCTGTGGGAACAGATCTGGGGGGAACACATGCATCACGGCTACTACGGTGTCTATGGTACCGAAAAAAAAGACCGCCGTCAGGCGCAAATTGATTTAATCGAGGAATTGCTCAATTGGGCTGGAGTACAACAAGCTGAGAATATCCTGGATGTGGGTTGTGGCATTGGTGGTAGTTCTCTATACCTGGCAGCCAAGTTTCATGCTAGGGCTACTGGGATTACACTGAGTCCTGTACAAGTCGCTAGAGCCAAAGAACGCGCCCAGGAGGCAAATTTGGGTGGTAGAAGTCAGTTTATCGTGGCTAACGCTCAAGGAATGCCCTTTGCTGACGATTCTTTTGACTTGGTGTGGTCACTGGAAAGTGGTGAACATATGCCAGATAAAACCAAGTTTTTGCAGGAGTGTTATCGGGTTCTCAAACCGGGTGGGAAGTTGATTATGGTGACTTGGTGTCATCGACCAACGGATGTATCACCTTTGACAGCGAATGAGCAAAAGCACTTGCAGGACATTTATCGGGTGTATTGTTTACCTTATGTGATTTCGCTACCAGAGTACGAGGCGATCGCTCATCAATTACCATTACAAAATATCCGCACCGCTGATTGGTCAACCGCTGTCGCGCCCTTTTGGAATGTGGTGATTGATTCGGCGATTACTCCCCAAGCAATTTGGGGGTTACTGAGTGCGGGTTGGACTACCATTCAAGGCGCGTTATCTCTGGGTTTGATGCGTCGAGGTTATGAACGGGGGTTGATTCGCTTTGGGTTGTTGTGCGGAAATAAAGAATTGACACTCCTTAGCCTTTAG
- the queA gene encoding tRNA preQ1(34) S-adenosylmethionine ribosyltransferase-isomerase QueA, translating into MEQQITQDNSHQSSPPGAKNVELDCSLAGYDYELPTELIAQNPVVPRDSSRLLVVKSPNTGNELAPSHHIFRDLAELLQSGDLLVMNNTKVMPARLYGHKSTGAEIEVLLLEERQYNCWLALVKPGKRFKQGTKIIFYPRGDGGVGGAKLTTQLTATVLGTDKATGGRLLQFDLPEGTSLVQLLDVFGEVPLPPYITASAAGDEQYQTVYAKHPGAVAAPTAGLHFTPELLQKLRDRGINQAFITLHVGVGTFRPVEVEDVTTHQMHEEWMEVPPSTVEQIRAAKAAGGRIIAVGTTVVRALEGAAQSGDLQAFCGKTNLFIYPGYQWRVVEGLITNFHLPRSSLLMLVSALIDRQRLLNIYQQAIASQYRFYSFGDAMLILPEGTGD; encoded by the coding sequence ATGGAGCAACAAATAACACAGGACAATTCCCATCAATCCTCTCCTCCAGGGGCAAAAAATGTTGAATTAGACTGTTCGTTAGCTGGTTATGACTACGAACTACCGACAGAACTAATTGCCCAAAACCCAGTGGTTCCCAGGGATAGCTCTCGCTTATTGGTGGTGAAATCTCCCAATACAGGCAACGAATTAGCACCTTCACACCATATTTTCCGTGATTTGGCTGAGTTGCTGCAATCAGGAGATTTACTGGTGATGAACAATACAAAAGTGATGCCGGCGCGGTTGTATGGTCACAAATCTACAGGTGCGGAAATTGAGGTGTTACTGTTGGAGGAACGCCAGTATAACTGTTGGTTAGCCTTAGTCAAGCCTGGAAAACGCTTCAAGCAGGGAACGAAGATTATTTTTTACCCTAGGGGAGATGGGGGGGTAGGGGGAGCAAAACTCACAACTCAACTAACAGCGACGGTTTTGGGCACAGATAAGGCGACTGGGGGGCGTCTGTTGCAATTTGATCTGCCAGAGGGTACATCTTTGGTACAATTGTTAGATGTCTTTGGCGAAGTACCTTTACCACCTTATATCACTGCCTCGGCGGCTGGTGACGAACAGTATCAGACTGTTTATGCTAAACATCCAGGTGCGGTAGCCGCGCCTACGGCGGGGTTACATTTTACTCCAGAATTACTACAAAAGTTGCGCGATCGCGGAATCAATCAAGCTTTTATTACCCTCCATGTCGGTGTGGGAACTTTTCGCCCTGTGGAGGTGGAAGATGTAACTACTCACCAAATGCATGAAGAATGGATGGAAGTCCCCCCCTCAACAGTAGAGCAAATCCGTGCCGCTAAAGCAGCTGGCGGTCGGATTATTGCTGTGGGTACAACGGTAGTACGTGCTTTAGAAGGGGCGGCTCAATCGGGTGATTTGCAAGCATTTTGCGGTAAAACCAACTTGTTTATTTATCCAGGCTACCAATGGCGGGTGGTGGAGGGCTTGATTACTAATTTTCACCTACCGCGTTCTAGTTTGCTCATGCTGGTAAGTGCTTTAATTGACAGGCAAAGGTTGTTGAATATATACCAACAGGCGATCGCTTCTCAATATCGCTTTTATTCCTTTGGAGATGCGATGCTCATTTTACCAGAAGGGACTGGGGACTAG
- a CDS encoding YraN family protein produces the protein MANPPASHYPDIGELGEDLVAKWLESTGWVILYRRFSCRWGEIDIIAQYDGVSGPENNSQSCIQYPTLAFVEVKTRSSGNWDAGGRSAITPQKQAKICNTAQIFLADYPHKADYPCRFDVAIVYCQKLSKNHRSVKFIQEALASSLVAGYEFQLQEYIPAAFDFVDPNA, from the coding sequence ATGGCGAATCCTCCTGCATCTCATTATCCCGATATTGGTGAATTAGGTGAAGACCTCGTAGCAAAATGGCTAGAATCTACAGGTTGGGTGATTCTCTATCGTCGGTTTTCTTGTCGGTGGGGTGAAATCGATATTATTGCTCAGTATGATGGGGTATCAGGACCTGAAAATAACTCCCAGTCTTGTATTCAGTACCCTACCTTGGCATTTGTGGAAGTTAAAACTCGTAGTTCAGGGAATTGGGATGCTGGGGGAAGAAGCGCAATTACGCCACAAAAGCAAGCAAAAATTTGTAATACAGCCCAGATATTTTTAGCTGACTACCCTCACAAGGCAGATTACCCATGCCGATTTGACGTTGCTATTGTCTACTGTCAAAAGTTATCAAAAAACCACAGGAGTGTCAAATTTATCCAAGAAGCCCTAGCTAGTTCCTTAGTAGCTGGTTACGAGTTCCAACTACAAGAATATATTCCCGCTGCTTTCGACTTTGTTGATCCTAATGCTTAA
- the tnpA gene encoding IS200/IS605 family transposase produces the protein MISRKGSHSVFSVHLHLVFVTKYRRKVITAPILERLQEIFANVCIKTKCQLIEFSGEPDHVHLLVDFHPDNNLSVLVGSLKSASSRVIQKEFAEHLSTFYNKPVLWSSSYYVASTGGAPIERVKQYIKSQEVPVE, from the coding sequence ATGATTTCTAGAAAAGGTTCGCACTCGGTTTTTTCGGTTCACCTGCACCTTGTATTCGTCACCAAGTATAGGCGCAAAGTAATAACCGCCCCGATACTGGAACGGTTACAAGAAATATTTGCTAACGTCTGCATAAAAACTAAGTGCCAACTGATTGAGTTTTCTGGAGAGCCTGACCACGTTCATTTATTGGTAGACTTCCATCCTGACAACAATTTATCTGTGCTTGTTGGTAGCCTAAAATCGGCTTCTAGCAGGGTTATACAGAAAGAATTTGCAGAGCATTTATCCACTTTCTATAACAAACCAGTCCTTTGGTCTAGTTCTTATTATGTTGCTTCGACCGGAGGCGCACCGATTGAAAGAGTAAAGCAATATATAAAATCTCAAGAAGTACCTGTAGAATAG